The Neobacillus sp. OS1-2 genome includes a window with the following:
- a CDS encoding sugar phosphate isomerase/epimerase family protein — MNQDLWISGFSDEISSDFETQLEVVSNLGMRYLSLRGIDGKNIGDFTVEEIKENVQPRLQKYGIQVSSIGSPIGKVFINDEEGFAKQKLMLDTLCQISNLLDCQYIRIFSFYIPKGEDADQYRSEVVGKLKEYAAIAAKYNVILLHENEKDIFGDIARRCHEILTEVGSPYFKGIFDFANFVQCGEDTQECYDLLRDEIVYIHIKDAVTADSQNVVCGTGEGKIPELLAQFMKSGYKGFLTLEPHLVIFDSLKDLELEDASEIIKDNKGLDGAGGYKLQYEALLDILNKMESEGN; from the coding sequence ATGAATCAGGATTTATGGATTTCCGGCTTTTCAGATGAAATCTCGTCTGATTTTGAGACACAACTTGAGGTTGTTTCAAACCTTGGCATGCGTTATCTCTCATTACGGGGCATTGATGGGAAAAACATCGGCGACTTTACAGTTGAAGAAATAAAAGAAAATGTACAGCCAAGGTTGCAAAAATATGGTATTCAAGTTTCTTCAATCGGTTCACCGATTGGGAAAGTATTTATCAATGATGAAGAAGGATTTGCAAAGCAAAAGCTGATGTTGGACACGCTTTGCCAAATTAGCAATTTGCTTGATTGCCAATATATACGAATCTTCAGCTTCTATATTCCTAAAGGTGAGGATGCAGATCAATATCGTAGTGAAGTGGTAGGTAAGCTTAAGGAATACGCTGCCATTGCAGCAAAGTACAATGTGATATTGCTGCATGAAAATGAAAAAGATATTTTTGGTGATATCGCGAGACGCTGTCATGAGATTTTAACGGAAGTAGGATCTCCTTATTTTAAAGGGATTTTTGACTTTGCTAATTTCGTACAGTGCGGAGAAGATACACAGGAGTGTTACGATCTCTTAAGAGATGAGATTGTTTATATACACATTAAGGATGCTGTAACAGCGGATAGCCAAAATGTTGTCTGTGGAACTGGCGAAGGAAAAATACCAGAATTGTTAGCCCAGTTTATGAAGAGCGGCTATAAGGGATTTTTAACGCTTGAGCCACATCTTGTCATCTTTGATTCTTTAAAGGACTTAGAGCTAGAAGATGCATCCGAAATTATTAAGGACAACAAAGGGCTAGACGGTGCCGGCGGTTACAAGCTTCAATATGAAGCCTTATTAGACATTCTCAACAAAATGGAAAGCGAGGGAAATTAA
- a CDS encoding Gfo/Idh/MocA family oxidoreductase, whose amino-acid sequence MADVRLGIIGLGAEGGMYANFIAEGKVQNMVIGAICDNDPAKKQVAEEKYPGVPFYDNYIDMLESGDVDAVVTTVPHYLHPEMGIEALKRNLHALVEKPAGVYTKQVKELNDFAATKPKLKFAIFFNQRTNPLYKKVKELIDNGEIGNIRSTNWIITTWWRPQGYYNQSEWRATWGGEGGGVLVNQAPHQIDLLQWICGMPKKVYAKLNFGYQRDIVVEDDVTAVFDYGNGATGVFVTKTHDVVGTDRLEIHGDKGKIVVDDSKKITIKRLNKPENEMSATMSMQDVMSIFMGGGQGDIFTEEVIEFESVWGGQHIAVLEDFASAIVNGTPLLAPGSDGINGVRLANAMHLSSWLGKEIDVPFDEDLFLEELNKRIAEEGKYPVRK is encoded by the coding sequence ATGGCAGATGTAAGATTAGGGATTATTGGATTAGGTGCAGAAGGTGGTATGTACGCTAATTTTATCGCTGAAGGTAAAGTGCAAAACATGGTGATTGGTGCAATCTGTGATAATGATCCTGCTAAAAAACAGGTTGCAGAAGAAAAGTATCCTGGTGTTCCTTTCTACGATAATTATATCGATATGCTTGAAAGTGGTGACGTAGATGCGGTCGTTACAACTGTTCCACATTACCTCCATCCAGAAATGGGAATTGAAGCATTAAAACGTAACCTTCATGCGTTAGTGGAAAAACCAGCTGGTGTTTATACAAAACAAGTGAAAGAGTTAAACGATTTTGCAGCAACAAAGCCTAAACTTAAGTTTGCCATCTTCTTTAACCAACGGACAAATCCGCTTTATAAAAAAGTAAAAGAACTTATTGATAATGGTGAAATTGGCAACATTCGCAGCACCAACTGGATTATTACTACTTGGTGGAGACCTCAAGGGTACTACAATCAAAGTGAATGGAGAGCAACTTGGGGCGGGGAAGGCGGCGGTGTCCTTGTAAACCAAGCACCACACCAAATTGACTTGCTTCAATGGATTTGCGGTATGCCGAAAAAGGTTTATGCAAAATTAAACTTTGGCTATCAAAGAGATATTGTGGTTGAAGACGATGTAACTGCCGTTTTTGATTATGGAAATGGTGCTACTGGTGTATTTGTAACTAAGACACACGATGTAGTAGGGACAGACCGTTTAGAAATCCATGGCGATAAAGGAAAAATTGTGGTTGATGATAGTAAGAAAATTACGATCAAACGCCTAAATAAGCCTGAAAATGAAATGAGCGCAACCATGAGCATGCAAGATGTTATGAGTATTTTCATGGGTGGCGGTCAAGGTGATATTTTCACTGAGGAAGTAATTGAATTTGAAAGTGTTTGGGGCGGTCAGCACATTGCTGTATTAGAAGACTTTGCTTCCGCGATTGTAAATGGTACACCATTACTAGCTCCAGGCAGCGACGGTATTAATGGTGTTAGACTTGCAAATGCCATGCACCTGTCAAGCTGGTTAGGAAAAGAAATTGATGTACCATTTGATGAAGATTTGTTCCTAGAAGAATTAAATAAAAGAATTGCTGAAGAAGGTAAATATCCGGTTAGAAAGTAA
- a CDS encoding Gfo/Idh/MocA family oxidoreductase, which yields MLKVALIGLGDISNIHLPAIKANPNVELTAVCDIDEGARKIAPEARFYTDYQEMLESEALDVVHICLPHYLHNPVTKACVEKGVHVFLEKPLGLNTEEALELVELEQKHPDIKICVCFQNRYNESFEMLQEIVVSGEYGRIVGIKGLVAWYRPKSYYDRKPWRGQMKYAGGGVMINQALHTMDLMQLLGGKMESIRGNVDQLLDYGIEVEDTATARIQFANGATGLFFATNANAVNSSVELQVIFEKGKFTIKDSILTRVNEDGKKEELVEDAKLPGTKFYYGASHAKLIHLFHQCIVEDTNNYVLAKDALVAIQMIDAIRKSSELKQTVKMEG from the coding sequence ATGCTAAAAGTAGCGTTAATTGGGCTAGGGGATATATCTAACATACATCTGCCGGCGATAAAAGCAAATCCGAATGTTGAATTGACCGCGGTTTGTGATATAGATGAAGGTGCTAGAAAAATTGCCCCTGAAGCACGCTTTTATACCGATTATCAAGAAATGTTGGAATCAGAAGCATTAGATGTTGTTCATATCTGCCTGCCACATTATCTGCACAATCCAGTGACAAAGGCATGTGTCGAAAAAGGTGTTCACGTATTTCTTGAAAAACCGCTTGGCCTGAATACGGAAGAAGCGCTTGAGCTAGTAGAGCTTGAGCAAAAACATCCGGATATAAAAATTTGTGTTTGTTTTCAAAACAGATACAATGAGTCGTTTGAAATGCTTCAAGAGATCGTTGTGAGCGGCGAGTATGGCAGGATCGTGGGGATTAAGGGGCTTGTTGCATGGTATCGGCCTAAATCCTATTATGATCGTAAGCCATGGCGCGGACAAATGAAATATGCCGGCGGCGGCGTAATGATCAATCAGGCGCTTCATACGATGGATTTGATGCAATTACTTGGAGGGAAAATGGAGTCAATCCGCGGAAATGTGGATCAGCTTCTAGATTACGGAATTGAGGTAGAGGATACAGCAACAGCACGTATTCAATTTGCGAACGGTGCCACAGGTTTATTTTTTGCTACGAATGCAAATGCCGTGAATTCCAGTGTAGAACTTCAAGTCATTTTTGAAAAAGGGAAATTTACGATTAAAGATAGTATTTTAACTAGGGTAAATGAAGATGGGAAAAAGGAAGAATTAGTAGAGGATGCCAAGCTCCCTGGAACTAAATTTTATTATGGGGCAAGCCATGCAAAATTAATTCACTTATTCCATCAATGTATTGTAGAAGATACTAACAACTATGTTCTTGCCAAAGATGCACTTGTGGCGATTCAAATGATTGATGCTATTCGCAAGTCTTCAGAATTAAAACAAACCGTCAAAATGGAGGGATAA
- a CDS encoding sugar phosphate isomerase/epimerase, translating to MEKGKIGVQMMMLKGKVEELGAYETMKKVSELGYHAVEVSQIPMTPENVAELRRASVDFDIKIAAMSAALEPMLPGAPGETLTSDFDKIVSDCKALDCNFLRIGMLPLTCMGHKDKIMEFIEKAEAMAHKLADHGIELYYHTHHLEFQKYDGVYLLDLIKNNTSKLGFELDVHWIQRAGENPVEFVKQYAGRISLLHLKDYRIGQMDLSNVDFKDMAKFFDIFTNTIEFAELGEGNLNIKAIVEAGLESGAQYFLVEQDDTYGRDPFECLEISAKHLRELGFGDWF from the coding sequence ATGGAAAAAGGTAAAATTGGCGTGCAAATGATGATGCTAAAGGGCAAAGTGGAAGAACTAGGTGCCTATGAAACCATGAAAAAAGTTAGCGAGCTTGGCTATCATGCGGTAGAAGTTTCGCAAATTCCTATGACTCCAGAAAATGTTGCTGAATTAAGAAGAGCGAGTGTAGACTTCGATATTAAAATTGCTGCCATGTCAGCTGCTTTAGAACCAATGCTTCCAGGTGCTCCTGGTGAGACCTTAACAAGTGATTTTGATAAAATTGTGAGTGATTGTAAAGCGCTGGATTGTAACTTTTTACGGATCGGGATGCTTCCATTAACATGTATGGGGCATAAAGATAAAATTATGGAATTTATTGAAAAAGCAGAAGCAATGGCACATAAATTAGCTGATCACGGAATCGAATTATACTACCATACCCATCACCTCGAATTCCAAAAATACGATGGTGTCTACCTCTTGGATCTCATTAAAAATAACACATCTAAGCTTGGCTTTGAACTGGATGTTCACTGGATTCAACGAGCAGGTGAAAATCCTGTCGAGTTTGTTAAGCAATATGCAGGCCGAATTTCATTATTGCACTTAAAAGATTATCGAATTGGTCAGATGGATTTAAGTAACGTTGACTTTAAAGATATGGCTAAATTCTTTGATATCTTTACGAATACAATTGAATTTGCAGAGCTTGGAGAGGGTAATCTAAATATCAAAGCAATTGTAGAGGCTGGACTTGAAAGCGGCGCACAGTATTTCTTAGTTGAACAAGATGATACCTATGGCCGTGATCCGTTTGAGTGTCTTGAAATCTCTGCAAAGCACTTAAGAGAATTAGGTTTTGGTGATTGGTTTTAA
- a CDS encoding nuclease-related domain-containing protein, giving the protein MAYKPRIRSKEYLILRVLKIRMTMPKKDMQRYFRLKKGYEGEEMFDTLTEKLQCECYILNDLLLKVNNITFQVDTLIIISSKVCFYEVKNNEDDYFYDSEKDILYKKPQKEYSNPLTQLNRSASLLRQLLQNIGYNSPIEAQVVFINPKFTLYQAPMDKPFIFPTQVENYLKKLDSTPSQLNGRHKMLADKLISLHIEKNPYTTLPSYTYGQLRKGMTCEVCDSFSISVQGKKCVCGDCGHEELVEAAVLRSVREIKLLFPDLKITTSLVHEWCGVVDSERRIRRILGENFKIFGNRRWVFYE; this is encoded by the coding sequence ATGGCTTATAAGCCTCGTATTAGATCTAAAGAATATTTAATTTTGAGAGTTTTAAAAATACGAATGACGATGCCGAAAAAGGATATGCAGCGTTATTTCAGACTAAAAAAGGGATATGAAGGAGAGGAAATGTTTGATACATTAACGGAGAAACTCCAATGTGAGTGCTATATTTTGAATGATTTGCTGTTAAAGGTAAACAACATTACATTTCAAGTTGATACATTAATTATTATTTCTTCCAAAGTTTGTTTTTATGAAGTTAAAAATAATGAAGATGATTATTTTTACGATTCCGAAAAAGATATATTATATAAGAAGCCGCAAAAAGAATATAGTAATCCACTAACCCAATTGAATCGCAGCGCATCCCTGCTCCGTCAATTACTCCAGAATATTGGGTATAACTCTCCTATCGAGGCACAGGTCGTTTTTATCAATCCTAAATTCACCTTATACCAAGCCCCCATGGACAAACCATTTATTTTTCCAACACAAGTAGAAAATTATTTGAAGAAATTAGATTCGACACCATCGCAATTAAACGGTAGACATAAAATGCTAGCAGATAAGTTGATTTCCCTTCATATAGAAAAAAATCCTTATACAACGCTACCCTCATATACATATGGGCAATTGCGAAAGGGGATGACTTGTGAAGTGTGCGACTCGTTTTCGATATCCGTTCAGGGGAAGAAATGTGTGTGCGGTGATTGTGGGCATGAAGAGTTGGTGGAAGCTGCAGTTTTGCGGAGTGTGAGGGAAATAAAACTGCTTTTTCCTGATTTGAAGATTACAACGAGTCTTGTTCATGAATGGTGCGGGGTGGTAGATTCTGAAAGGAGAATTAGAAGAATTCTTGGGGAAAACTTTAAAATTTTTGGCAACCGACGATGGGTCTTTTACGAGTGA
- a CDS encoding DUF624 domain-containing protein — MESTRLINNVNAACDWVIKLLYLNLLWILFTLEGLIIAGLFPATVAMFTVMKGYLAGENVRVFNAFKKVYKEEFRRANRLGLVLLILPIILYTDWQFTNYLSGTVEMMAKGILIGSTCLYGVMLIYIFPVYLQINRKVFTALKMAFLIGITYPFHTIMMLTSIASLLFLFVFLPMAGYLFFSSGLACMVSFFSFRLFQKIGDRAEKLQKRERPRWTSITNTID, encoded by the coding sequence ATGGAATCTACTAGACTTATAAATAATGTAAATGCTGCATGTGATTGGGTAATTAAATTACTTTATCTTAATCTCCTATGGATCCTATTTACTCTTGAAGGATTGATAATAGCTGGGCTATTTCCGGCAACGGTTGCTATGTTTACAGTCATGAAAGGGTATCTTGCAGGTGAAAATGTAAGGGTTTTCAATGCGTTTAAGAAGGTATATAAAGAGGAATTTAGAAGGGCAAACCGACTGGGTCTCGTGCTCCTAATCCTACCAATTATTTTGTATACAGATTGGCAATTTACGAACTATTTATCCGGAACCGTGGAAATGATGGCTAAGGGAATTCTCATTGGCAGTACTTGTTTATACGGGGTGATGCTGATTTATATCTTCCCAGTCTATCTACAGATAAACAGGAAGGTGTTTACAGCCTTGAAAATGGCGTTTCTAATCGGAATAACGTATCCCTTCCATACTATTATGATGCTTACTTCTATCGCATCCTTATTATTTTTATTTGTCTTCCTTCCGATGGCGGGATATCTCTTTTTTTCAAGTGGTTTAGCATGTATGGTGTCGTTTTTCTCTTTCCGCTTATTTCAAAAAATAGGAGACCGGGCAGAGAAACTACAAAAGAGGGAAAGACCACGATGGACATCAATAACTAACACAATAGATTAG
- a CDS encoding carbohydrate ABC transporter permease yields the protein MNIEAKTVFEKVDVEVKVKKKKSAIQKRESLTGILFVSPMLIGVSVLTLLPILATFLLSFADWNFIVGFNSIKFVGLDNFKALFENEVFLKSVLNNLLFLLTVPLSMLFSLIIAIVIDKHVYAKSYFKVAFFMPYISSIVAIAVVWQVLFNPTEGPINQLLFSLGIDNPPTWIADPDFALISVMVIQIWASIGFSMIIYLAGLQSIPKELYEAADMDGARAWDKFKHIMLPVLSPTTFFLLITGIIGTFKVFDLIAVLTKGGPINSTTMLVWHLYESAFVNLKIGYASAIAVVLFFFVLIITLVQWVGQKKWVNY from the coding sequence ATGAATATTGAAGCAAAAACTGTATTTGAAAAAGTAGACGTCGAAGTGAAAGTAAAGAAAAAGAAAAGTGCCATTCAAAAACGAGAGAGTTTGACAGGTATTTTGTTTGTTTCCCCGATGTTGATCGGCGTGAGTGTGTTAACGCTTTTACCAATCCTGGCAACTTTTCTATTAAGCTTTGCAGATTGGAATTTTATTGTTGGATTTAACTCAATCAAATTTGTGGGATTGGATAATTTTAAAGCTCTATTTGAAAATGAAGTGTTTCTAAAATCGGTGTTGAACAATTTACTTTTTCTACTAACAGTTCCATTATCCATGTTATTCTCATTAATCATTGCCATCGTCATTGATAAACATGTGTATGCAAAAAGTTATTTCAAAGTAGCCTTTTTCATGCCCTATATTTCAAGTATTGTTGCCATTGCCGTAGTTTGGCAGGTTCTATTTAATCCGACTGAGGGGCCGATCAATCAATTGTTATTTTCACTTGGCATTGATAATCCGCCAACCTGGATAGCAGATCCGGATTTTGCGTTAATCTCAGTTATGGTTATTCAGATTTGGGCATCAATCGGATTTAGTATGATTATCTATTTAGCCGGTTTGCAGTCGATTCCAAAAGAACTTTACGAAGCAGCAGATATGGACGGGGCACGGGCATGGGATAAATTTAAACATATCATGCTCCCGGTTTTATCGCCGACAACTTTCTTTCTATTAATCACAGGAATCATTGGCACATTTAAAGTATTCGATTTAATTGCTGTATTAACCAAGGGCGGACCAATTAATTCAACCACCATGTTGGTTTGGCATTTGTATGAAAGTGCGTTTGTTAATTTAAAAATTGGCTATGCCTCAGCGATTGCGGTGGTCCTCTTCTTCTTCGTGCTGATCATAACCTTAGTGCAGTGGGTTGGACAGAAAAAATGGGTGAATTATTAG
- a CDS encoding carbohydrate ABC transporter permease, giving the protein MEKKINLRKTIITIIAFIVSIAFLLPFIWMLSTSFKIEADVFKFPIEWIPKRWNGIENYKEVWLGKYPFALYYWNSIKITVITTLISVTVSAMAAYGFSKVNFPAGKFLFIIVLATFMVPQQSILVPQFILYRYLGLFDSHIGLILLGSFSVLGTFMLRQFFMGIHSDYIDAAKIDGAGHFRIFWSIALPIVRPAIATYGILRFIWTWNDYQNPLIFLRTDGLYTIQLAMQKFTSLNGEFYSLIMAAAVSSILPLIIVFIIGQKQVIEGIALGGVKG; this is encoded by the coding sequence ATGGAGAAAAAAATTAATCTTCGGAAGACCATCATTACGATTATTGCCTTTATTGTAAGCATCGCCTTTTTACTTCCCTTTATTTGGATGCTATCCACCTCTTTTAAAATAGAGGCAGATGTATTTAAATTTCCGATCGAGTGGATTCCAAAAAGATGGAACGGGATCGAAAACTATAAAGAAGTTTGGTTAGGTAAATATCCTTTTGCATTATATTATTGGAATTCGATTAAAATCACGGTGATTACGACACTTATTTCCGTAACAGTATCCGCGATGGCTGCATATGGATTCTCAAAAGTGAATTTTCCGGCAGGTAAATTCCTGTTCATCATTGTGTTGGCCACCTTCATGGTGCCGCAACAGTCAATTTTAGTGCCTCAGTTTATTTTATACCGTTATTTGGGACTTTTTGATAGCCATATTGGATTAATTCTATTGGGAAGCTTTAGTGTTTTAGGCACCTTTATGTTACGACAATTTTTTATGGGGATTCATTCAGATTATATCGATGCCGCAAAAATAGACGGTGCAGGCCATTTTAGAATATTCTGGTCCATTGCCCTGCCAATCGTCCGACCGGCAATTGCCACCTATGGAATCTTACGGTTCATTTGGACTTGGAATGATTATCAGAATCCGTTGATCTTCTTGCGTACTGATGGGTTATATACAATTCAGTTAGCCATGCAAAAATTCACCTCATTAAATGGCGAATTTTACTCATTGATTATGGCGGCGGCGGTTTCATCGATTCTTCCGCTCATTATTGTCTTTATTATCGGCCAGAAGCAGGTAATTGAGGGGATTGCACTTGGCGGCGTAAAGGGGTAA
- a CDS encoding sugar ABC transporter substrate-binding protein, which produces MKKILFLFLSLSLVLGVLAACSKPDKTSSSGEKGDKTEEPVTIKFYTHGTEDGYAWDRTIKAFEEKNPTIKVDVVQLSEKQDSQEALKKIDLAAASGEEMDVVMFTNTANYAQRVNLGMLEPLDEMIKKDGFKMEDEYKVDTKINGKYYGLPGKYVSWFVLLNKDRLDAAGLEVPKSWTWDEYMEYAKKLTKDGKYGTYFHGPWQGAWANYMSLRLQSQEKDAGFLKTDGTSNIDSPLYKESLAMRVKMEKEDKSAVPYSSMISQKMNYRDQFFTQQVSMIITGTFMIAELGGSERFPADFNVAVAPFPQNKVDEKGAYSAADADILGVAANSKHKEAAYKFIRWYTTEGQIAQGINISSWKKTTDDQVIKLINDTLAEAQNPEKVDKESLIHSVQTTISAKVGKPVPYQSEIDLALSTEFEKLILGKQSLDETVASSKKVVQEIIDKNK; this is translated from the coding sequence GTGAAAAAAATTCTATTCTTGTTTTTAAGCCTTAGTTTAGTTCTAGGAGTCCTCGCTGCCTGCAGCAAGCCTGATAAGACATCAAGTTCAGGCGAAAAGGGTGATAAAACGGAAGAACCGGTCACAATTAAATTTTATACACATGGTACTGAAGATGGTTACGCATGGGATAGAACAATCAAAGCTTTTGAAGAAAAGAATCCAACTATCAAAGTGGACGTTGTTCAATTAAGTGAAAAGCAGGATAGTCAAGAAGCATTGAAAAAGATTGATTTAGCTGCCGCTTCAGGAGAAGAAATGGATGTCGTCATGTTCACAAATACCGCTAACTACGCACAGCGAGTAAATTTAGGTATGCTGGAACCACTAGATGAAATGATTAAAAAAGATGGCTTTAAAATGGAAGATGAATATAAAGTTGATACAAAGATCAATGGTAAGTATTACGGTCTTCCAGGAAAATATGTATCGTGGTTTGTCTTGTTAAATAAAGACCGGTTAGATGCGGCAGGACTTGAAGTTCCGAAAAGCTGGACATGGGACGAGTACATGGAATATGCTAAAAAACTGACGAAAGACGGAAAGTATGGAACCTACTTTCATGGTCCGTGGCAAGGTGCATGGGCAAACTATATGAGCTTAAGATTACAGTCACAGGAAAAAGATGCCGGTTTCTTGAAAACCGACGGAACCTCCAATATCGACAGCCCGCTTTATAAGGAATCTCTAGCAATGCGTGTGAAAATGGAGAAGGAAGACAAGTCAGCGGTCCCATATTCTTCGATGATTTCACAAAAAATGAATTATCGTGATCAATTCTTTACGCAGCAGGTTAGCATGATTATTACAGGAACCTTTATGATTGCGGAACTTGGAGGATCAGAGCGCTTCCCGGCTGATTTCAATGTGGCAGTCGCACCATTCCCACAAAATAAAGTGGACGAAAAAGGTGCCTATTCCGCGGCTGATGCCGATATTTTGGGTGTTGCAGCTAACTCGAAACATAAAGAGGCCGCATACAAATTTATCAGATGGTACACAACGGAAGGGCAAATTGCTCAAGGAATTAATATTTCATCATGGAAAAAAACCACAGATGACCAAGTAATCAAATTAATCAATGATACGCTAGCAGAAGCCCAGAATCCTGAAAAGGTTGATAAGGAGTCTTTAATACACTCTGTTCAAACAACTATTTCAGCTAAAGTAGGAAAACCAGTACCATACCAGTCGGAAATTGACCTAGCACTTTCTACAGAATTTGAAAAATTAATTCTTGGGAAACAAAGTCTTGACGAAACAGTTGCAAGCTCTAAGAAAGTCGTACAAGAGATAATTGATAAAAACAAGTAA
- a CDS encoding histidine kinase — MKTRVIHFVSSLSFRDKVLLIAITCLILPAITTFTVYNYLTKDAVKEQAISSAQNELKLTNEYLKKEFEDMLYTLNFIQLDTELNTIFKYPSSYSSALESGTEYDEFINDQKVQQKLDTITLLDQKAYVTILLNNGKFYTNYSFHEFNPLELKNEPWFKILSRLKGYRSIWIAPQPTMIISERKNNPFQLSVARPLRDSIQGVYGYAVVTVMENRIIDILNSENTGHSMILLNERNNLIAKNQYFDWKLTKDVTEELGRNTSDVMTINGEKYLINSRELSITGWKLISLNPYENAISKINAIFKRVFLVQALAYVLFLILLVYLLRKILNRLVDLKNLAKKVQKGDLSVRSEAKGNDEIATLSTSFNLMLDKVNKVIEENTLTETRKRQAELAMLQAQINPHFLFNVLNSIRMKVMMKGDYDSAGMLSSLSKLLRMTIDKHKGMIPFHEELAINKDYIRLMNMRKRHKIELKMEVSIETSNIKLPRLVLQPIIENAIIHGLNEQEGHILIKAHYISPTFTIEIEDNGTGMRKEHLTRIQERLSNPGENLQLKVNETRDFQVLAYQMSMKE, encoded by the coding sequence GTGAAAACGCGAGTGATACATTTTGTATCGTCCCTGTCTTTTCGTGATAAAGTCCTTTTAATTGCGATAACTTGTTTGATCCTTCCTGCCATAACGACATTCACCGTCTACAATTATTTAACAAAAGATGCTGTGAAAGAGCAGGCAATTAGTAGTGCGCAAAATGAATTAAAACTAACAAATGAATATTTGAAAAAGGAATTTGAAGATATGTTATACACGCTGAATTTTATTCAGCTCGACACAGAGCTTAACACAATCTTTAAATATCCAAGTAGTTATTCCTCGGCATTAGAGAGTGGAACCGAATATGATGAATTCATAAATGATCAAAAGGTTCAACAGAAATTAGATACAATTACTTTATTAGATCAGAAGGCATACGTGACAATCCTGCTGAATAACGGGAAGTTTTATACGAACTATTCATTCCATGAATTTAATCCGCTCGAGTTAAAAAACGAACCATGGTTTAAAATCTTAAGCAGGCTAAAAGGATATCGGTCTATTTGGATTGCCCCCCAGCCAACCATGATTATATCTGAAAGAAAAAATAATCCTTTTCAATTATCTGTTGCAAGACCTTTACGTGACAGTATTCAAGGTGTCTACGGATATGCTGTGGTGACAGTGATGGAAAATAGAATCATAGATATATTAAATAGTGAAAATACCGGCCATAGCATGATACTACTAAATGAAAGAAATAATTTGATTGCAAAGAATCAATATTTTGATTGGAAACTTACTAAAGACGTGACCGAAGAATTAGGCCGCAATACATCAGATGTGATGACAATAAACGGTGAAAAATATTTGATTAATTCTCGCGAGCTTTCTATTACAGGATGGAAATTAATCTCGCTTAATCCTTATGAAAATGCGATCTCAAAAATTAATGCGATTTTCAAACGGGTATTTCTCGTTCAAGCACTTGCATACGTTTTATTTTTAATTTTACTTGTCTATCTTTTACGGAAAATATTAAATCGACTGGTGGATTTAAAAAACTTAGCAAAAAAAGTTCAAAAAGGCGATTTATCAGTGCGATCTGAAGCGAAGGGGAACGATGAAATTGCCACCCTTTCAACTTCCTTTAATCTTATGTTAGATAAGGTTAATAAAGTAATCGAGGAGAATACACTCACCGAAACAAGAAAACGACAAGCAGAATTGGCGATGTTACAAGCGCAAATAAATCCTCACTTTTTGTTTAATGTATTAAATTCGATTCGCATGAAAGTGATGATGAAAGGTGATTATGACAGTGCTGGAATGCTTAGTTCATTATCAAAGCTTTTAAGAATGACAATCGATAAACATAAAGGGATGATCCCTTTTCATGAAGAATTAGCGATCAATAAAGACTATATTCGTTTAATGAATATGCGCAAACGGCATAAGATTGAATTGAAAATGGAAGTTTCCATCGAAACGTCAAACATTAAATTACCACGATTAGTATTACAACCAATTATAGAAAATGCCATCATTCACGGGTTAAACGAGCAAGAAGGGCACATTTTGATTAAAGCACATTACATCTCTCCTACTTTTACTATTGAGATTGAAGATAATGGAACAGGGATGCGGAAGGAGCACCTTACTAGAATTCAGGAAAGACTGAGTAATCCGGGGGAGAATCTTCAGCTAAAAGTGAACGAAACGAGGGATTTTCAAGTATTGGCCTATCAAATGTCTATGAAAGAATAG